The stretch of DNA GGAAGAGCAAAGGTGGGGTTACCTCAAAAGAGGCCATTTGAGGGGTCACTGCTTCCCCCTTTTCAGGCTGGCTCGTTTCACTACCTGAGCCCCCATCCTGCCCCCGGAGACCTCCGGTTTCAGGACACGCACTCGCACCTCCTCCTGAGGAAGCCGCAGGGGCAGGAAGCAGGACATCACCCAGGTGAACAGACAGACATACAGAAGAGGacaggagagggaaaagcagagtCAGTTGGCAGAAGACACCGAGCAAGACGACTGGTGCAGTGGGCAAGAGCTGCCCCTGGAAGCCTTAGAGGGGAaacaggagaggagagcagggcagaAGAAAGGATAGAGGATGGCAGAGCCCCAGAGCCCGTGAATCCTGCAGAGGCAGTGCTGGCCCCGGGCAGGGTGCCTGCAGGGCAGGGTGCCTGCAAGGCAGGGCTATAAGTCACACTGTACCTTGGCCCCCAGACCGTCCCGGTGCAGGATGGAGTATTTCATGAAGTGATCATTCTCAGCCTCCAGGTCTTGGGGCTCCTGCAGGGAGCCCTCCAGAatcagctcctcctgctcctgcctgtcaTCCGTGTCACAAGGGCCCAGCTGACGCACCACCTTCCGGACGACCTGTGGAGGCCCGCACAGCCGGGCATCACAGCTAGCCCCCAGGCACCATGCCTCCCTCCTCACCCAGTCTGGCCCTGAACCGCACGTGGCATGCAGCCTCTGTCCCATGCACAGGATCTGGCCAGAGAAGTGCCGTGACTGTAAGCAAAGACGGTGGGACGCGGGTGCCCTGCATGGgcccctgggctgcagggagaagcagggcagcggggcagaggggagaggagaaaggttGCGGCATGGCCTTGCCTGCACCATGCCCTCGAACACTCACCTTCTTGGTGATGATATTGCCTTGATCATCTGTGAACTGCTCCTCAGTCACCTGCTCTCCAGGGAGATGAAGGACTTCGTTCCCCTGCAGTGACAGGAGGGACATCAGGGCATTTTAGGGGGGTGAGGGGAGCCCCTTTGCAGGCAGAACAGTATACTTAACATGCACCTCACAGCCTCTGTCTCCCACCCTGACCCGTCCCTTCACTGCTCTCCTCTGCATCTGCCCTGGGGCTGGTCTCTCAGCTCCCTGCTCATTACCTTCACAAGGACGCGCCGGCGGATGACCCTGGTGGAGAGAGCCTCCTCATCATCCGCCAGCCCCTGGCTCTCCCCAAGCTCCTTGTCCAGCTCACGGTGGGCGTGTTTGAGCAGGAAGCGGACAGAGCCCCTGACGATGTGCATGACGTTCTGGCAGCTGAccaggaagaaggccagcagcaccagggcgATCAGCAACTGGGCCAGGAAAGCCCACATCCTGCCTCAGCGCGCGCAGCTCCACACGTGCCCTGCGGGTCTGAGCCTGCTGCTCAGAGCCCGGCCATGCTATTCGGCTGGTACAGGCAAAGCCCccggggcaggagcagccctgcggGTCTGCAGCCTGCCCGGTGCAGTGCCCTGGCTCTGTGGGAAGACTGCTGTAACCCtagctgctgcagctcagctggctgTGGGCGGCGAGAAGGAAGTGCGCAGATGGGGTGTCCTTTGCATTCACAGCTTCTGTcaaagtcggggggggggggccaggacTGCGACAGCACCATCCGTCCCCAGCCAGGCGGTAACCAGGACAGCCCTGTCCCCCTTCTCCATCAGCTTGCCAACAATCTGTCTTCCTGGCTGTGGTGGGAGGGCAGCATACAGTCCTCTGTCACAGGACAAATGAAGCCCCGGGCAGGAGCCAGGGGTTTGGGGTGTCACTGGAATCGCACATGACTCGGGAGACACGCACTGCAGAGCTGAGCAACCACCTCCAAgcatggctgtgctgctgggatgGCTGTGTGTGCCCTGGCCGGGGAAAGACGCTTGCCCTCACCTTGTACCTGCCGGCTCCATGTGGCCATGGCAGGATGCCCACCACCCAGCCTGGCCCCCAGACCAGCTCTATTTCTGGCTCCAGCAGGCTGTTGGGCTGGCGGCCACAGCAGATACTCAATAAGGAAGCAGGCAGAGAGGCTGGCTGGGTTATAAATGGAGAGCAAGAGCTCAGGTATCAAGCACAGCAGGCTATTCTGGTCTGAGCAGCACCTCCAGGGGCAGAGGACAGGAAACGTGCCAGGAGACTTGTGCCTCCGCTAGCACCCAGTCTGCCCAGCTGGCCTTGCAGCAGGCTCAGTAAAGGGCTGTCCATAGGGTCTCCACCTCCTGCGGGGCCAGGTCCCCCTGCTCTTACCCTCACCTGCCCAAAGAAGCAGctgtctgcctcctcctgccagccgcctgtggggtgctggggctgccagTCGCTGTCCTCTGTGGAGCTGACCCGCATCAGCTCCACGGCTGGCACCAGGACCTGCTCTTGCTCCTGGCACTGTGCCCCGGAGGCCGTGGTGTGCGTCGGGAGCAGCCTTCGGGTGACCCCCTCCTGCCAGGAGCCCGCTGTCAGGTCCTGTAGGCAGGAGATAAAGGAGCCTTCTGCATTCcagtccctcagcctgggcaccggagagggacagggacagggagagagagacagagagagagaggcagtcAGCTTTGCCGTGGAGTGCTACACCCAGAGCATCAGCCTACCTCCGGCAGGCATGCCGGCGCAGCCTGTACCCCACcaggcgctgggctccccggctCATGGCACTGCCGGGCACCCGGCACAAGCAGCACAAAATGCAGATGCACAAAGGGCACAGGCCTCCTCCCTGCCacgctccctgcccaccccacagCCTCGCAGCCTGGCTGCGACGGTCTAAGGCAATGCTGTAGAGCATCACTGAGCTCTGCCAGGGACCTCACAGGACCAGTGCCACTGGGAACACGGGaggatgcagcccaggctgaGATGGCTCCAGTAAGCACAACCTACATGCAGGGCCTGGCTGTCTGCCTGGGGTCCCTCCCAGGTGCTCTGCAAGGAGCCCCCCCAGAGCATCTCCAGAGAGGTGCAAGGCACTCGGCCCAAGTCACTGCTCTGTCTGCCAGGGATGCCCAGAGTCCAGAGCTGGAGACCAGCAGAGAAGCAAGCAAAGCTGGGAGATTATTGCAGCTGGCCCAGCACAGGGCAATAGCTGGCGAAGCAGTTCTGCTCCCCTCCCACAGCCACCACGGCACCCCAGGCCACAGTACCTGTCTGCACTCTTCTCCACGACATGGCTAATGGTAGGTGATGCTGTGATCCTGGCTTGCACCTTCTGCTGAGCTGAAACAAAAGAGACTTCACTCTCCAAGTCCTGCTCCCCGGTCCCTGGCTGGCGACCACTGGCTGGCATCTTCCCCTCTGGCCTCtgcccctcctcctgctctagaAGGTCAATCAGGCCATTCATGGCATCTGAGTCCACTGTGTCATCCTCAACCAGGTCCATAGAGCCCATGTGGTCTGGGCCATGTGCATCTGCTAGAAGCTGCCCCGGGAACCGGCCTTCGCTTGTGGCATCCGAGTCCTCAGCCTTGCTGCACTCCAGAGAGGAGTCCTCAGCAGTCACCAGCGAGGGGGTGAGCCCCGAGGACCACACCTGCATGTCGGACATCTCCATCAGGGCGTCCTGCTCGGTGGCAGCCATGGGGATAGCATCCATGATGGCCACCTCATTCCAGTACTGGTCGGCACGCAGCGGGGATGGCAGCGTGTAATGCAGGGAGGCAGGGGACAGCAGCTCGTCCTGCAGCGAAGCGTAACCTATATGGGCAGACAGAGGCGACATCTCCAGCAGCCATCTCACGCACGCACAAGCACAGTGGGGCGAGAAGGGAAACAGCCTCCGGGAGGGTGCCTGCCCCAAGGACAGCAGTGGTCATGCCACAGACACCAGTGGCTGAGCTGAGTAGGGCTGCgctcacagcagctgctgcctttgcatgGTCCCTGCAAATGCTGCCATGCCTCCCTTCAAGTCCTGGGGGGTTGGTTCAGGCAGGTCCTGGGGCTGCCCGCTCCCTGCGGGGAGGACTGGCCTGGGGTCCACACGATGCCCCATCCACACTGCACCCTCTTTGCTACCTTGCTCCTTCAGCCCCTgggtccctgcccacagcccccaTCCAGCATCAGCTGGCTGATGGTCAGCCTGGAGTTCAGGTGGCCAAGTCTGGCAGGCACTGACTCCCAAAGTCAACCCCTCActgcagcacagaggagcagGCTGGAAGTAGTACCATGAGCAGGGAAGAATGGCCCTGGTACATGTCATGCAACCTCAAGGCCCTGTGGGATGCAGCCAGGGCCCTACAGGTGTAGGCCCTACAGGGCCCTGTTGGTGTCTCTGGGGCTACATGACAAGCAGTTGTCATCTCCTCATCACCCAGGGCCATGTGCACAGCCTAGGCACACCGATATGGACTACAGCCAAGCCAGGCACTCCCACCCACACAGGTGGCTTTGCTCAGTCTTTTTCAGCTCTGAGCCACTAGCCCCTTTTCTACCCCCGGAGATCAGCAGAGAATGCAttctgctccccaggcagccagagATTGCTAGTCACAGCCGAGGCATGGGGACAGCTGGGACTCCCAGCACAGAAGGGGCACCTCTCCCCTGTGCAGGTGCCTGGCTGGGTGCAAGCAGTGCAGGGTGAGCGAGGGAATGAGCGCAGGGTAGCGCAGGAGGAGAAGGCCTGGGTGGCCACCTGCAAGCACGACAGCCATGAGAGGGGCAGTCCCTGGTGACATGCAGTCGCTGGAGCAGAATGTGGCTCCCAGAGGGCTCAGCTGAGGTGGAGACAGTGGGAGACAGGCAGTGGAGGAAGATGAGAGAAGGAGAGGCTAGGATGAGCTCAGAGCAGAGAGGTGACAAGAAGTGACCCACAGGAGCATCCACACCTGATGGCACTAGGTGGCATGTTTGAGAGAGCAGAAcaaggggagagacagagagggacagagcgatGAGCCAATGCTGCACGGGCAGCGCCacactgcagggctgcagcagcacaaagccctgtccctgcctggtGTGCCGGCTCCCTGACAGTGCATACTGCAGCTGACCCCAGCTGTGTGCCTGCACCCAGGCATGCTCCGCCTGGGACCCAGCCTGGGCACACCACCACAGCCAGAGAGCCAGGACTCTGTGAGCTCCCTGGCCACCGCTCAGCTcgcacagccagaggcacctctCACTGGCATGTCGGGATAAGGAATGTGTGTCCACCCCACCTGGAGAGCTTCTGAGAAGGCAGTATGGCACAGCCAAGCTTCCTGCAGCATAAGCCCCAGTGAAGAGGCCGTGTCTGTCAGCAACGCCTTGTGCCCACTGAGCTCCCAGCAGGCCACCGGCACCCTGGTCAGGCAAGGTATCAGCCCCAATCTTTCTGCATAGACTCTGCCTCCGGGGCtctcctgcagtccctgccagAAGCCAGAACTCACCATTCATCTGGGACGGCGAGAGAGAGTAATCTCTGTCCGTGTAGCGCCAGCTGCCCTTCAGGCTGCGGCTCTGCCGGCCAGAGCCCTCCAGCGTGTTGACAATCTCGCTGCGGTCGATGTTCCTCAGCGCCGTGTACAGACTCTCAACTGCAGGGGGAAGCCAGTGTCAGCAAACTGGTCACTAGGGGAACACAGCCACGCCCCAGACACCCTCCAGGCAGGCAGGTGTGCATGAACTAGCTGTGTAGAGCCAGCCAGTGACCCCTGAGCATGCACATGCTGCTCTGCGCAGCCAGTCCTGCCACCTCCACGCCTATAACAGGGCACCGCAGATACTCACTCTTGACACTCTTGCCCTCGCGGCTGACCCAGAGGTTGAGTAAGGCTATGCTTTGCTCCAGCAGGGAGTTGGGGTTCTCCACACGTATCCTGTTGATGTCATCCACCCCAAACTGCAGCTCACGTGCCAGCTCTGGGGGAGACACCACATCTCAGCATCACACCATCTGGCGCCCACCACCAGCTCCCAAGCCAAAAAGGCTAGGGATGTGAAGGGctcagccagacccagcacagagtccccCCACATCACATACAACTGAACACAGCAGAacatgcaggagcaggagctgggacagggCAGAGGTTGAAGCCCCTCTGCACAGGCTGGCTGTGACCAGCGTAGCAGTGTCTCATGCTAAGGAAGAAGCACGGGTGCTGCCATTGGGTGTGTGGCTGCAACAACAGTGCTGGGCCTCCATGAACAGCAGCAATACATACAACTCGGAACAAAACTCTAGCTTGGTAtctatgcgtgtgtgtgtgaatgcatgcacAGCTGCAACAAGGTTTATTTCAGTGCCACAGTATGCTCACAGTTTAGCAGAAGTGCTGGGAGGCAAGGCCAGCCTGCCAGAGGAGCTAGTGCAGACTGCATGCATACCAACTGCATCAGGGCCCAACTCCCTGGGCAGTGTAAAGCATATTCAGTCCACCCTGCAGCATGTTTCCAGCCTTCCTAAGTATCAGCTTTCCGAGGAGTGTTGTGCCATCAGGTGTGGACTCACCGGCCCAGCTGAGGCCCAGCTGTTCCGCTATGTCAACCATCTTCTGGTCTGCCTTGTCTGTGCTGCTCAGagagcctggaggagaagagggagtCACAGCTTCAGCTGCACAATGGCCCTGCAGCAGCGTGGGGAGCGGAAAGGGGTGCTGGCTATGGGGGTCTCGCAGCCCCGCAGGCATGGCACTGCCCTGCAGGCAGGACCAAGGAAACCCTCAGGGAAAGGGAAGCTGCCACAAGCGCAAGTACGACAGGGTCAGCCCAGCCTTTCCACCGGGCTTGGGCACCCCAAGCACAGGTGGTGAGTGGGCTTGAACAGTCCCAGCAGGCTGCGTACCGAAACTGGTCTCGCTTAGGATGCTGTATCGCTCCCGCAGAGACAACGGTGTCAGTGTCCTCCTCCGCTCCTCACTGCCACTTCCCTGTGAGAGTGGGGACAAACCAAGGGGTCACCAGCTTGAAAagagggcagcagctctgccctggcaccAAGCTtctcccacagccccagagcAGCATGGCATGGCCACGTGGAGCAGCTGAGGAAGAAAGACTGACAGCAAGAGCTGTCTCCTGCACCTGGGGGAGGGATGGGCCCCTGCCGCCCCCTCCCAGAGGTGCCAGAGACCCAGCACTGACCTTGGTGCAGGGTGGTATGCTGATGTTCAGGTGGCAGAGCACATGCTGGAGGTCCTCATATTTCATGGCCTTACGCAAGAAAGACAGGGAGCCACTGGCTTCCCGGCTGCTGTCCCGAACCTGAGCACCGAGAGCCCGGTTAGGTGGCCTGGCACAGGGCAGGTGCAGgggccccagctgcagcccagccctgcactcTGCCATTACCTTGATGGGGATGGCGAGACGATTCTCCCGGAAGGACTGGAAGAGGAAGGTGCGGGGCTGAGTGGCCTTCTTGACAGGCACCAGGTTCCC from Aptenodytes patagonicus chromosome 24, bAptPat1.pri.cur, whole genome shotgun sequence encodes:
- the ANK1 gene encoding ankyrin-1 isoform X8, whose product is MWAFLAQLLIALVLLAFFLVSCQNVMHIVRGSVRFLLKHAHRELDKELGESQGLADDEEALSTRVIRRRVLVKGNEVLHLPGEQVTEEQFTDDQGNIITKKVVRKVVRQLGPCDTDDRQEQEELILEGSLQEPQDLEAENDHFMKYSILHRDGLGAKEEVRVRVLKPEVSGGRMGAQVVKRASLKRGKQ